One Microthrixaceae bacterium genomic region harbors:
- a CDS encoding penicillin acylase family protein: protein MFDADIRWTTHGVAHIRAADWASLGFGQGWACARDHLPTIADQIVKVRGERALHLGPGVEDQHLASDFGYRVLGLAERAPALREAQPLYIRDLVRGYTAGYNAWLAEATDQDLLPRWCAGRRG from the coding sequence ATGTTCGATGCCGACATCCGCTGGACCACCCACGGCGTGGCCCACATCCGGGCCGCGGACTGGGCCAGCCTTGGCTTCGGCCAGGGCTGGGCCTGTGCCCGCGACCACCTCCCCACCATCGCCGACCAGATCGTGAAGGTCCGGGGCGAACGGGCCCTACACCTGGGTCCGGGGGTGGAGGACCAGCACCTGGCCAGCGACTTCGGCTATCGGGTGCTGGGGTTGGCCGAGCGGGCCCCAGCCCTGCGCGAGGCGCAACCCCTCTACATCCGTGACCTGGTTCGCGGCTACACCGCTGGCTACAACGCCTGGCTCGCCGAAGCCACCGATCAAGACCTGCTGCCCCGGTGGTGTGCGGGGCGTCGTGGGTGA
- a CDS encoding AAA family ATPase: MTGTSRDGRDATVRQVLEVLARLAPDRRLPRFDVTRPADPPMAWLGFSGRAEDTFTPEPESLVRPLTPALRALHRYDAVNPESTDLRLGWLWIAGTAEIDGAERHLCLPLVSRPLTINDPLGQAVGPAAGSWLRDERLWQRKVSIKGVGPWDLWPLAEDGAGLESSIEWGGGVLADDIAPELMSRLTNLRAWVDAVIAASRLPPVTEMLGPGTDPRTVARGRDAGLVAVTGFGAYADVPLDPGRPRDALRGWAMTPAVADTAFASLYAPRPDPPAETDPEAADSVDRLPPVPLTTAQAEVVYRSRTAGVTVVSGPPGTGKSHTAAAVALDAVARGESVLVATRSVTAAEVVAGLLDEMGGPTPVLFGGGRQAGALAAKLADGLGAVNTPIGRHRAVDADGRQRQIRAAVAGELDLVIDAQHWAEELLNLTTRSLAAPRLFETDDGCDPTEAQQLAHAIDRPRRLLAGWRRRRAEARFRSLVGADTATALAEVLEAVRVAALRDRAARARVGNEALDEQRWAALVEATAAHRKAWAEALAEEVTSRPGPDERREVAALATALRAGRAGRRAHLLGVDVATLTRALPLWVGTLDQIEGLLPPRAGEFDLVILDEASQIDQVSGAAALLRARRLVVVGDPRQLRFVSFLSDEAVSAAIAATDPATATPLPATGSEVPSTTPTVLLPVDRLDVRRMSAFDLAAGVAAVTFLDEHFRSVPHLIGFSAERFYGDRLTIATRHPANETRLAIVLQRVAGSRTDGVNQAEVDAALVSILDLARSHPSWSLGLISPYRAQVDALEAGLDRPEFENLVTSGRLKVGTVHGFQGRECDAVVASFGVEATASRSRAFLEDPNLFNVLVTRAREHLVALATAEDPPAGLFADYLRWAVTPPPAVAGCGGSGTASGQAQKWRNQLAEVIIDAGVVVRIDYPVGRWTVDLVVGDGVDAVAVATSVHPDGVDAHIARHLALDALGWTQIHAFRVRFDADPVPVAMDLIGRVRGRDPGGT, encoded by the coding sequence ATGACCGGCACGTCCCGAGACGGGCGCGACGCCACCGTCAGGCAGGTTCTGGAGGTGTTGGCCCGCCTGGCACCGGACCGTCGGCTTCCCCGCTTCGATGTGACCAGGCCTGCGGACCCGCCGATGGCCTGGCTTGGCTTTTCCGGCCGGGCGGAGGACACCTTCACGCCCGAACCCGAGAGCCTGGTCCGACCTCTGACCCCGGCACTGAGGGCACTGCACCGCTATGACGCAGTCAACCCCGAGTCGACCGACCTTCGACTGGGTTGGTTGTGGATCGCCGGCACCGCCGAGATAGATGGTGCCGAGCGACATCTATGCCTGCCACTCGTTTCTCGCCCGTTGACCATCAACGATCCACTCGGCCAAGCCGTCGGCCCTGCGGCTGGGAGCTGGCTTCGTGACGAAAGGCTGTGGCAACGGAAGGTTTCGATCAAGGGTGTGGGACCGTGGGACCTGTGGCCATTGGCTGAAGACGGGGCGGGCCTGGAGAGCTCAATCGAGTGGGGCGGTGGGGTGCTCGCCGATGACATAGCTCCCGAGCTGATGTCCCGCCTGACCAACCTTCGGGCCTGGGTCGACGCCGTGATCGCTGCATCGAGACTGCCGCCGGTAACCGAAATGCTTGGTCCAGGTACCGATCCACGCACCGTGGCGCGGGGCCGTGACGCCGGGCTGGTCGCGGTCACCGGATTCGGAGCCTACGCGGACGTTCCCCTGGATCCGGGCCGACCCCGTGATGCACTGCGGGGTTGGGCGATGACACCAGCGGTTGCAGATACAGCTTTCGCGTCGCTGTACGCGCCTCGTCCCGATCCCCCAGCAGAGACCGATCCGGAGGCTGCCGATAGCGTCGATCGCCTGCCACCCGTGCCCCTCACTACGGCGCAAGCCGAGGTGGTCTACCGGTCCCGCACGGCGGGGGTGACGGTGGTGTCGGGTCCTCCCGGAACTGGGAAGAGCCACACCGCCGCGGCGGTGGCGCTCGACGCGGTGGCCCGGGGAGAGTCGGTGTTGGTGGCCACCCGATCCGTCACCGCGGCCGAGGTGGTGGCCGGTCTTCTCGACGAGATGGGTGGACCGACGCCCGTGTTGTTCGGGGGTGGTCGCCAGGCTGGCGCGTTGGCGGCCAAGCTGGCCGATGGGCTGGGGGCCGTGAATACCCCTATTGGCCGCCACCGGGCCGTTGATGCCGACGGCCGCCAACGTCAGATCAGGGCGGCCGTGGCGGGTGAGCTCGACCTGGTGATCGATGCTCAGCACTGGGCCGAGGAACTGTTGAACCTCACCACCCGATCGTTGGCCGCGCCCCGGCTGTTCGAGACCGATGACGGTTGTGACCCCACCGAGGCCCAGCAGTTGGCCCATGCCATCGACCGACCCCGGCGCCTTCTGGCGGGATGGAGGCGTCGGCGGGCCGAAGCCCGTTTCCGGAGCCTGGTGGGCGCTGATACCGCCACCGCGCTAGCTGAAGTTCTCGAGGCCGTTCGTGTCGCCGCCCTACGCGACCGGGCGGCACGGGCCCGCGTCGGCAACGAGGCACTCGACGAGCAGCGTTGGGCCGCGCTGGTCGAGGCCACAGCCGCCCACCGAAAGGCTTGGGCCGAGGCCTTGGCCGAGGAAGTGACCAGTCGACCTGGCCCCGACGAACGAAGGGAGGTAGCGGCGCTGGCCACCGCTCTGCGAGCGGGGCGGGCGGGGCGTAGGGCTCATCTACTGGGTGTGGACGTGGCCACCCTCACCCGGGCGCTGCCGCTGTGGGTAGGCACGCTGGATCAGATCGAGGGCCTGCTTCCGCCGCGTGCCGGTGAGTTCGATCTGGTGATCTTGGATGAGGCATCCCAGATCGATCAGGTGTCGGGTGCGGCGGCCCTGTTGAGGGCTCGACGCCTGGTCGTGGTCGGAGATCCCCGCCAGCTTCGGTTCGTGTCGTTCCTGTCCGACGAGGCGGTATCAGCCGCCATCGCCGCCACCGATCCCGCGACCGCCACGCCCCTGCCGGCCACCGGGTCCGAGGTGCCCTCCACTACTCCGACGGTCCTCCTGCCCGTGGATCGCCTCGACGTGCGACGGATGAGCGCCTTCGATCTAGCCGCGGGGGTGGCAGCGGTGACCTTTCTGGACGAGCACTTCCGCTCGGTTCCGCACCTAATTGGCTTCTCGGCTGAGCGGTTCTACGGGGATCGGCTCACGATCGCTACCCGCCACCCCGCCAACGAGACTCGACTTGCCATCGTGTTACAGAGGGTCGCGGGGTCCAGAACGGATGGGGTCAACCAGGCCGAGGTCGATGCGGCATTGGTGTCGATCCTTGACCTGGCCCGCTCTCATCCGTCGTGGTCGTTGGGCCTGATCAGCCCATATCGGGCTCAGGTCGACGCCTTGGAGGCGGGCCTGGACCGGCCCGAGTTCGAGAACCTGGTGACGTCGGGTCGACTGAAGGTGGGTACGGTTCACGGGTTCCAGGGGCGCGAATGCGACGCGGTGGTGGCATCGTTCGGAGTCGAGGCGACAGCCAGCCGCAGCCGAGCGTTTCTGGAGGATCCGAACCTGTTCAACGTTCTGGTCACCCGGGCCCGCGAGCACCTGGTTGCTTTGGCCACCGCCGAGGACCCACCCGCTGGTCTCTTCGCGGACTACCTGCGTTGGGCGGTCACCCCTCCCCCCGCCGTCGCGGGCTGCGGCGGCAGTGGGACCGCGTCGGGACAGGCGCAGAAGTGGCGGAACCAGCTAGCAGAGGTGATCATCGATGCCGGGGTGGTGGTACGGATCGATTACCCGGTAGGACGCTGGACGGTGGACCTGGTGGTGGGTGACGGTGTCGACGCCGTGGCTGTTGCCACCTCGGTCCATCCTGATGGCGTCGACGCCCACATCGCCCGTCACCTCGCGCTGGATGCACTTGGGTGGACTCAGATCCATGCCTTCAGGGTTCGCTTCGATGCCGATCCGGTGCCCGTGGCTATGGATCTGATCGGCCGGGTCAGGGGTCGGGACCCAGGCGGGACCTGA
- a CDS encoding pyridoxamine 5'-phosphate oxidase family protein, which yields MQVDRRSGLEIIDQGECMALLEQHVLGRIAVVEGGAPIIFPVNYAMIGHRVVVLTAPGAKVDAVHRSVCFEVDDYDRAGRSGWSVVVRGQLFEALPNEVARWEAAGLLPKPWAEGEKGHVLGIEPATVSGRRIHPTSLFAEPS from the coding sequence ATGCAGGTTGACCGCAGGAGCGGACTCGAGATCATCGATCAAGGCGAGTGCATGGCCCTTCTCGAGCAACACGTGCTTGGGCGTATTGCGGTGGTGGAAGGCGGGGCTCCGATCATCTTCCCGGTCAATTACGCCATGATCGGGCACCGGGTGGTGGTCCTTACCGCTCCCGGCGCCAAGGTCGATGCCGTCCACCGTTCGGTCTGTTTCGAGGTGGACGACTACGACCGAGCCGGTCGCAGCGGTTGGAGCGTCGTGGTTCGGGGTCAGCTCTTCGAAGCACTTCCGAACGAGGTTGCCCGGTGGGAGGCCGCGGGCCTACTGCCCAAGCCGTGGGCCGAGGGCGAGAAGGGTCACGTCCTCGGGATCGAGCCGGCGACGGTGTCAGGACGACGGATCCACCCGACGTCGTTGTTTGCCGAGCCGAGCTGA
- a CDS encoding SEC-C domain-containing protein — protein sequence MDGRATIDRREVIDGVLRFMGDDTAASVAHMLDNVVDQVVQDVPTFERVGDLFVDLEVVAEQAGPFAHRLSAEDIDRDELDLDPDLSLLAALAGDAGGLHRGEDGWPLDLRVVRSPGAGRGGNLRLRRYLRGPAGWLGHFAPGDLVSASVYEGLLHLTHVEGSADVTDRADGANADVGLLAGVVEGLDAAVAAAQHGDEVPVDAVELMASGLVTGWLKGLVDADVGAGVEAGVEAGGEAGVDGGGGLVGLDTMPFGEVLEAAGYEVDGPTVAKADLWEPYAKLAAVIRRTWAHQHHDRQEMAALVGLLEAFANWSADRSMTPASALIAEIHRHEGVAFCVEEELLDDAHGRMGDLRTFLDSFEVPRGRRAAILLTLKAVAAEADGDLDVARELTDEALAADPTWPPAIETRFREVSARGNLAEAVRLLQVVRSHEDRELGQLRAIQKALSPDTPRNAPCPCGSGRKFKQCHLGKMELSPLDRAWWISLRAHDHQDRCGPLDRDLLVGGGERSPLEEAPHLVEDAWFHDHGGMAAWLSAYGSVLDPADSSLAESWLEGQRPGVYRVDATAGNELTVTDMGRGDSLVVSRRGETHNYLEPGDVAWMRPVPCGDLWWTGTVTRLLSDVEIEALLALGVESGDPAVALARYQIVAGIHVVPELSDLGRPVVFCAQSWSFPDDDEDAVRAVLDEVAEADAVVPISWTWSGPDRDRGWLHLIRPSDHFDDDEAGLDDEADDGEADFDNDANDGDVVEVDLIDTGVADEVDLVEDPGPDLADALRHLSVLAVTRTMAERDAVAAMIAERFPTAIANYSTASPRRRRIAIEADEKILREATYGPDEDWLDDDDYDDDYDDVDESDG from the coding sequence ATGGACGGGCGTGCCACCATCGATCGCCGCGAGGTGATCGACGGGGTGTTGCGATTCATGGGCGACGACACCGCGGCCTCGGTGGCTCACATGCTCGACAATGTGGTGGACCAGGTGGTGCAGGACGTCCCCACCTTCGAGCGGGTCGGGGATCTGTTCGTGGATCTGGAGGTGGTGGCCGAGCAGGCCGGGCCATTCGCGCACCGTCTGTCGGCCGAGGATATCGACCGCGATGAGTTGGATCTGGATCCCGACCTTTCGTTGCTCGCCGCCTTGGCCGGCGATGCCGGGGGTCTGCACCGTGGTGAGGACGGCTGGCCGCTGGACTTGCGGGTGGTGCGCAGCCCTGGAGCCGGGCGCGGCGGAAACCTCCGCCTGCGGCGATACCTGAGGGGGCCGGCTGGTTGGCTGGGGCACTTCGCTCCCGGTGACCTGGTGTCCGCCAGCGTGTACGAAGGCCTGCTTCACCTGACCCACGTCGAGGGCAGCGCTGATGTAACCGACCGTGCCGATGGAGCCAATGCCGATGTCGGGCTGCTGGCCGGGGTGGTCGAAGGGCTGGATGCCGCGGTGGCCGCCGCCCAGCATGGTGACGAGGTACCCGTCGATGCCGTCGAGCTGATGGCGAGCGGACTCGTCACCGGTTGGTTGAAGGGCCTGGTAGACGCCGACGTAGGGGCCGGTGTGGAAGCGGGTGTGGAAGCTGGTGGCGAAGCCGGTGTGGATGGCGGTGGCGGGCTCGTGGGTCTCGACACCATGCCATTCGGTGAGGTCCTCGAGGCCGCCGGCTACGAGGTCGACGGGCCGACGGTGGCCAAGGCCGATCTGTGGGAGCCCTACGCCAAGCTCGCTGCCGTCATCCGCCGGACATGGGCCCACCAACACCACGACCGTCAGGAGATGGCTGCACTGGTGGGACTTCTGGAGGCTTTCGCCAACTGGTCGGCGGACCGGTCGATGACACCGGCATCGGCCCTCATCGCCGAGATCCACCGCCATGAAGGGGTGGCGTTCTGCGTCGAGGAGGAGTTGCTCGACGATGCCCACGGTCGGATGGGTGATCTGCGGACCTTCCTCGACAGTTTCGAGGTGCCACGAGGCCGGCGGGCCGCAATCCTCTTGACGTTGAAGGCAGTGGCCGCCGAGGCCGACGGTGACCTCGACGTCGCCCGTGAGCTCACCGACGAAGCATTGGCCGCCGACCCCACCTGGCCACCGGCTATCGAGACTCGGTTCCGGGAGGTGTCGGCCCGCGGCAACCTGGCCGAGGCTGTGCGTCTGCTCCAGGTCGTGCGCAGCCACGAGGACAGGGAGTTGGGCCAGCTACGTGCCATCCAGAAGGCGTTGTCTCCCGACACGCCCCGCAACGCCCCGTGCCCGTGTGGTTCGGGCCGCAAGTTCAAGCAGTGCCATCTGGGCAAGATGGAGCTGAGCCCCCTTGATCGGGCCTGGTGGATATCTCTCCGAGCCCACGACCATCAGGACCGATGTGGTCCCCTCGACCGAGACCTGTTGGTGGGCGGTGGTGAGCGGTCGCCGCTCGAGGAGGCCCCTCACCTGGTGGAAGACGCCTGGTTCCACGATCACGGTGGCATGGCTGCTTGGCTGAGCGCGTACGGCTCGGTGTTGGATCCGGCCGACAGTTCCCTGGCCGAATCGTGGCTGGAGGGCCAGCGACCCGGCGTGTACCGGGTGGATGCCACCGCCGGGAACGAGCTGACCGTCACCGACATGGGCCGTGGCGACTCGCTGGTGGTGTCACGCCGAGGTGAGACCCACAACTACCTGGAGCCCGGCGATGTGGCGTGGATGCGCCCGGTGCCGTGCGGTGATCTTTGGTGGACCGGAACGGTCACCCGATTGCTGTCCGACGTGGAGATCGAGGCGCTGCTGGCGTTGGGCGTCGAGTCGGGCGATCCGGCGGTGGCGCTGGCTCGCTACCAGATAGTGGCTGGAATCCACGTCGTTCCCGAGTTGAGCGACCTGGGTCGGCCGGTGGTGTTCTGCGCCCAGAGCTGGTCCTTTCCCGATGACGACGAGGACGCGGTCCGAGCCGTGTTGGACGAGGTGGCCGAGGCCGATGCCGTCGTACCCATCAGTTGGACGTGGTCCGGACCCGACCGCGACAGGGGTTGGCTCCACTTGATCCGGCCCAGCGACCACTTCGACGACGACGAGGCCGGCCTCGATGACGAGGCTGACGATGGCGAGGCCGACTTCGACAACGACGCGAACGATGGTGACGTAGTCGAAGTGGATCTCATCGACACCGGAGTCGCCGACGAGGTGGATCTGGTCGAGGACCCCGGCCCCGACCTCGCCGATGCCTTGCGCCATCTGAGTGTCTTGGCCGTCACCCGGACCATGGCCGAACGGGATGCGGTGGCCGCCATGATCGCCGAGCGCTTCCCCACCGCCATCGCCAACTACTCAACCGCGTCGCCGCGCCGCCGCCGCATCGCCATCGAAGCCGACGAGAAGATCCTCCGCGAAGCCACCTACGGCCCAGACGAGGACTGGCTGGACGACGATGACTACGACGATGACTACGACGACGTCGACGAATCCGACGGGTAG
- a CDS encoding penicillin acylase family protein, protein MNPIDELDLYAYLGDVGLLGSGRNLVQILGRAVAPGPDGPHPPSPISALGSAEPGAASNGWAFGGEATASGHGLVMANPHFPWGGEGRFWECHLTIPGELDVYGVSLLGAPGVQMGFNENVGWCHTFSAGNRFTLSRLDLVSGSPTSYRYGDDTREMTPTNYTVSATVDGEVLEVERTLWSSHIGPMVNLPLIGWGLEIGFTYRDANIDNTSMLEQFLSMCRASDMDDFQSSYARVQGMPWVNTLAADRTGRAWYIDASATPNLSLSAQARFRVRITEDPIASLLYDNRVPLLDGSDPDDDWLDDPSANRTGVIGHPHLPQIERRDFVVNANDSHWLTNPAQPLEGYSVFHGFERTARTLRTRQNTRVVQRLAESGDLTVTSVLDALLDNESLSAELLRAEVVARCRSVATFPTEGGEVDLTAAAEVLEAWDGRFDLDSVGATLWREFMAGFTVADIRNGGALFAHPWDQSDPIATPNGLAPEVAGFDPVALAVAAAVTHLDHAGVAIDAQLGDVQWAQRGTERVPVHGGGEADGVTNILAPVGSLSTASLEPGHPPLAPIGDRTARTGLAHGGYRCTYGTSFLMAVELTDDGPRGMGLLAYGQSGDPRSDHHADGTRAYAAKAVRPLLFRDRDIDADPNLVTRHLTGSS, encoded by the coding sequence GTGAACCCCATAGACGAGCTCGATCTCTACGCCTACCTCGGTGACGTTGGTCTGCTGGGTAGCGGCCGAAACTTGGTACAGATCCTGGGTCGGGCCGTAGCGCCCGGTCCCGACGGTCCCCATCCTCCGTCTCCCATTTCGGCGCTGGGCAGCGCCGAACCAGGCGCTGCCAGCAACGGATGGGCGTTCGGAGGCGAGGCCACCGCGTCGGGCCATGGGCTGGTCATGGCCAACCCCCACTTCCCATGGGGTGGCGAAGGCCGATTCTGGGAGTGCCACCTGACGATCCCCGGGGAGCTCGACGTTTACGGCGTGTCGTTGTTGGGCGCGCCCGGCGTCCAGATGGGGTTCAACGAGAACGTCGGCTGGTGCCACACCTTCTCGGCTGGCAACCGCTTCACCCTCTCGCGCCTGGACCTGGTATCGGGGTCACCCACCTCCTACCGCTACGGCGACGACACCAGGGAGATGACACCGACCAACTACACGGTGTCGGCCACCGTTGACGGTGAGGTCCTAGAGGTGGAGCGCACCCTGTGGTCGAGCCACATCGGCCCGATGGTGAACCTGCCCCTTATCGGTTGGGGCCTAGAGATCGGCTTCACCTACCGGGACGCCAACATCGACAACACCTCGATGCTCGAGCAGTTCTTGTCCATGTGCCGGGCCAGCGACATGGATGACTTCCAATCGTCCTACGCCCGGGTCCAGGGCATGCCGTGGGTCAACACGTTGGCCGCAGATCGGACCGGACGAGCCTGGTACATCGATGCATCTGCCACCCCGAACCTGTCGCTGAGCGCCCAGGCCCGGTTCCGGGTGCGCATCACCGAAGACCCGATCGCTTCGTTGCTCTACGACAACCGGGTTCCGCTGCTCGACGGCAGCGACCCCGACGACGACTGGCTCGACGACCCCAGCGCCAACCGGACCGGCGTGATCGGCCACCCCCACCTGCCTCAGATCGAACGCCGGGACTTCGTGGTGAACGCCAACGATTCACACTGGCTGACCAACCCCGCCCAGCCGTTGGAGGGCTACTCGGTGTTCCACGGTTTCGAGCGCACGGCCCGGACGTTGCGCACCCGCCAGAACACCCGCGTGGTGCAACGCCTAGCCGAATCCGGTGATCTGACGGTGACCTCGGTGCTCGACGCCTTGTTGGACAACGAGAGCCTGAGCGCGGAACTGTTGCGCGCAGAGGTGGTCGCACGGTGCCGCTCGGTGGCGACCTTCCCGACCGAAGGTGGCGAAGTCGACCTGACGGCGGCCGCCGAGGTGCTAGAGGCATGGGACGGGCGTTTCGACCTGGACTCGGTGGGGGCGACGTTGTGGCGGGAGTTCATGGCCGGGTTCACCGTGGCCGACATCCGCAACGGTGGTGCCCTGTTCGCTCATCCGTGGGACCAGTCCGATCCGATCGCCACCCCCAACGGCCTGGCCCCCGAGGTGGCGGGCTTCGACCCCGTCGCCTTGGCGGTGGCCGCAGCGGTGACCCACCTGGACCATGCCGGGGTGGCCATCGACGCCCAGTTGGGCGATGTTCAGTGGGCACAGCGAGGAACCGAGCGAGTGCCGGTGCACGGGGGCGGCGAGGCCGACGGCGTCACCAACATCTTGGCCCCGGTCGGGTCGTTGAGCACGGCAAGCTTGGAACCGGGCCACCCTCCCCTGGCCCCCATCGGAGACCGGACGGCGCGCACCGGTTTGGCTCACGGCGGCTATCGCTGCACCTATGGCACCAGCTTTCTGATGGCGGTTGAACTCACCGACGACGGACCTCGCGGGATGGGGCTCCTGGCCTACGGCCAGAGCGGCGACCCGCGGTCAGACCATCACGCCGATGGCACCAGGGCCTACGCCGCCAAGGCTGTCCGACCGCTGCTGTTCCGTGACCGTGACATCGATGCCGATCCCAACCTGGTCACCCGCCACCTCACCGGATCGTCCTGA
- a CDS encoding DUF222 domain-containing protein, whose amino-acid sequence MWDNAERSSGPLCGLAAELAEAIEAIEGPEGVDDETLTNTVVGLMRLPSMLDSVTAGFVARWDARVLWANDGSKAPGARLGRDVGCRKQTASRAVHTARATRAMSHVSGAWRNGEISTDHVERLTRAATPERAADFAAVEKELVTVAINADWATFERTVAMFETASDDAHSDPSNPDDLARRDKRQRAHRNARATQVGDRWELLGSLDKVSGQIVADTWERINHELWEADLASARATLGPNADPAEITRAAQQLRTSAQRNADALVEMATRAAATPVDAQRPRPLITVVVSAGELLGPIRETFNGLVLNRLEVAQLLFRADFERIVFSPTDQPVNITSPQRFFTGGWRRAVEVRDRHCQHPTCDEPAEYCHVDHITGHCDGGTTSVENGRLLCPSHNHQRPGRRPPPTRRRPPTEDDDPDPPA is encoded by the coding sequence ATGTGGGACAACGCAGAACGGTCCTCGGGCCCTCTGTGCGGACTGGCCGCCGAACTGGCCGAGGCGATCGAGGCGATAGAAGGCCCTGAAGGCGTAGACGACGAAACCCTGACCAACACGGTTGTCGGGTTGATGCGGTTGCCCTCGATGCTGGACTCGGTGACGGCCGGATTTGTGGCCCGCTGGGACGCTCGGGTTCTGTGGGCCAATGACGGGTCCAAGGCGCCCGGCGCCCGCCTGGGCCGAGACGTCGGCTGCCGCAAGCAGACCGCCAGTCGAGCCGTGCACACAGCCCGGGCAACTCGGGCCATGTCCCACGTGTCGGGGGCGTGGCGAAACGGCGAGATCTCCACCGACCACGTAGAACGACTCACCCGCGCCGCCACCCCCGAACGTGCCGCCGACTTCGCTGCCGTAGAGAAGGAACTGGTGACCGTGGCCATCAACGCAGACTGGGCCACCTTCGAGCGGACCGTCGCCATGTTCGAGACCGCGTCAGACGATGCTCACAGCGACCCCTCCAACCCCGATGACCTGGCCAGGCGAGACAAGAGACAACGGGCCCATCGCAACGCTCGCGCCACACAGGTCGGGGATCGGTGGGAGCTCCTGGGCAGCCTCGACAAGGTCTCGGGCCAGATCGTGGCCGACACCTGGGAACGCATCAACCACGAGCTGTGGGAGGCCGACCTGGCCTCCGCCCGCGCCACGCTGGGGCCCAATGCCGACCCCGCGGAGATCACCCGCGCCGCCCAGCAGTTGCGCACCTCGGCCCAACGAAACGCCGACGCCCTGGTCGAGATGGCCACCCGAGCCGCCGCCACTCCCGTCGATGCCCAGCGACCACGACCCCTCATCACCGTGGTCGTATCCGCCGGTGAGCTGTTGGGTCCCATCCGGGAGACCTTCAACGGGCTGGTCCTAAACCGGCTCGAGGTCGCACAGCTCCTATTCCGAGCTGACTTCGAGCGGATCGTCTTCTCACCGACAGACCAGCCCGTCAACATCACCAGCCCCCAAAGGTTCTTCACCGGCGGCTGGAGACGAGCTGTCGAGGTCAGGGACCGCCACTGTCAACATCCGACCTGTGACGAACCCGCCGAGTACTGCCACGTGGACCACATCACTGGACACTGCGACGGCGGCACCACCAGCGTCGAGAACGGCCGCCTCCTGTGCCCCAGCCACAACCACCAACGCCCCGGCAGACGCCCTCCCCCCACCAGGCGCCGGCCACCCACCGAAGACGACGATCCCGATCCACCCGCCTGA
- a CDS encoding CBS domain-containing protein, with the protein MPSELMKVASVPPVTCPESAPLSQAARTMSEHGIGCVVVIDDERTVTGILTDRDIAVRAVGREMAPDTKVSEVMTREVASVATHASTLDAVRQMATRQCRRLPVVDEQGAVLGVVSLDDIYKAEGAVISEMNDVIGNQWTDIRQRMRY; encoded by the coding sequence ATGCCCTCCGAACTGATGAAGGTCGCCTCGGTACCGCCCGTCACCTGCCCCGAGTCGGCACCGCTGAGCCAAGCGGCCCGCACGATGTCCGAGCACGGGATCGGCTGCGTGGTCGTGATCGATGACGAGCGAACCGTCACGGGCATCCTCACCGACCGGGACATCGCGGTCCGGGCGGTGGGCCGGGAGATGGCGCCCGACACGAAGGTGTCCGAGGTGATGACGCGCGAGGTCGCGTCGGTTGCCACCCATGCCTCCACCCTCGATGCCGTCCGACAGATGGCCACCCGCCAATGTAGACGCCTGCCCGTGGTCGACGAACAGGGCGCAGTGCTAGGCGTGGTCTCACTAGACGACATCTACAAGGCCGAGGGTGCGGTCATCTCGGAGATGAACGACGTGATCGGCAACCAGTGGACCGACATCCGCCAACGAATGCGCTACTAA